Within the Dehalococcoidia bacterium genome, the region GATCTGCGCGGCCGGGTGAAGGTCCGCGCGGACGGCGGCATGAAGACGGCGCGTGACGTGATCGTGGCGGCGATGCTGGGCGCCGAGGAGTTCGGCTTCGGCACGGCGGCCGCCGTCTCCGTGGGCTGCAAGATGGCGCGGCAGTGCCATCTCAACACCTGCCCCGTGGGCGTGGCCACGCAGCGCGAGGACCTGCGCGCCAAGTTCATCGGCACGCCGGAGATGGTGGTCAACTTCTTCATGCACCTGGCGCAGGACGTGCGCGAGACGCTGGCCGGCCTCGGCTTCCGCTCGGTAGACGAGATCGTCGGCCGTACGGACCTGCTGCGCCAGGTGCGCGCCGGCGAAGATCCGCGCGTACACCTGGTCAGCCTCGCGCGCGTGCTCAAGCAGGTGGACCCGGAGGGCAGGCGCCCGCACCGGCACGAGCAGGAACGCAACACGGAGCCGGGTGACCAGCCGCTGGACGACCGGATCCTCGCCGACCTGGGCGACGCGATCGCGTCGCCGCGACCCATCCGGCTCTCTTACGAGATCACCAACCGCAACCGCACCGTCGGCGCCCGCGTGGCCGGCGAGATCGCCTACCGTCATGGCGACGACGGCCTGCCGGCAGGCAACATCGAGTTGCACTTCACCGGCAGCGCCGGCCAGAGCTTCGGCGCCTTCACCTACAAGGGCATGCAGCTTGTGCTCACGGGCGAGGCGAACGACTACGTGGCCAAGGGCATGGGCGGCGGCGAGGTGGTGGTGCGGCCGCCGGCTGAGTCCGGCTTCGCCAGCCACGAGAACACGATCGTCGGCAACACCGTGCTCTACGGCGCCACGGGCGGCAAGCTGTTCGTGGCGGGCCGCGCCGGCGAGCGCTTCGCCGTACGCAACAGCGGCGCCCTCGCCGTGGTCGAGGGCGTGGGCGACCATGGCTGCGAGTACATGACCGAGGGCGTGGTCGTGATCCTGGGCGAGACGGGGCGCAACTTCGGCGCGGGCATGTCCAACGGCGTCGCTTACGTGCTGGACGAGAGCCGCGAATTCCCCAAGAAGATCAACCCGGAGCTGGTGGGGCTGGCGCAGGTGACGGGTGCGGCGGACATCGAGATGATGGAGACGCTGATCCGCCGTCACCACGAGCTGACCGGCAGCCAGCGCGCCCGCCAGATCCTCGACAACTGGGACGCCTACCTGCCGCTCTTCTGGAAGGCCGCGCCGCACCTGGCGTTGACCGAAGACGGCCCGATGACGATCGTCCACCGCCACCTGCGCAGCCTCAAAGAGCTGGTGCACTGAGCCGCCGTAAGCGGCCAACGAGCGATGAGTGCGGCTGGGCGTTTCGCTTAATCTCGATGCATCCCATCCCACGCCACGGGTGAGGCCGATAGGTCCAACGGCCAGAGCGCAGTGAGTAAGTCGCACGGCGATTCTTTTGGTCCGTCACGCGAGATGGAGCGTGAGCAAGGTGAGTGTGGATCGTGAGAATATTGCAGCCGCAGATGCAGCGGTCTTCCACAACCCGGACGTTGTGGCAGCCTACCGATATCGACCGCCGTACCCCGAGGAGGTATTCGATCTCCTCACCAATCTGATCACGGTGGTGCCGCATCGGGTTCTCGATGTCGGCTGTGGATCTGGGGAAATAGCACGCTACCTCGTCCGGCGGGTCGAGCACGTCGATGCTGTGGATTTCTCGTCAGCCATGATTGAGACGGGGAAGCAGCTTCCTGGAGGGCACGATCCACGGCTCCGGTGGCTCTGTGGAGCTATCGAAGATGCACCCCTTGATCCGCCCTATGCGCTCATTACGGCCGGCGCCAGCCTTCACTGGATGGCGTGGCCCGTCGTCTTCCCGCGTCTCCAGGCCGCTCTTGCGTGCGGCGGTTACCTCGTCTTCATTGAGCAGCGGATCACCCCGGACGTGTGGTCGGCGCTTGGCGATATCATCCCGCGCTACCGCGTTGATACGTATCGGGCGCCAGCGCGACCGATGATCGAGGAATTGCAGCAGCGCGGCTTTTTCCAGGCTGTCGGCGAACGGGTCACCGAGAAGGTTCCCTTTGCTCAGTCGATTGATGCCTATATTGCGTCGTATCATTCCCGTGTTGGCTTCGCCCGTGAGCGGCTGGGCAAGGAGCGAGCGGCGGCTTTCGACCAGGAGGCACGCCGGTCACTGATCGAGTCCTATCCCAACGGCTCGATAACCCTCCAAGTTGCTGCGCAGATCGTCTGGGGGATCCCAGTGCGGACCCAGCATCAGTCGTTTGCACTGGAGCACCCAAGTTCGTAACAGGCTCCAGCGCCGTCGTGCACGGGCGTATGCCGTATCGTGCGGGCCGTTGCTGACGAAGACCACGACGTCTGCTTCGATGGTGTACACCAGCCGGTAGGCGACACCTTTTGACGCGCAGATCGTAGGCGCGGACGTGGGCGAGGTCGCCCGTCTTCGGCCTGCCCGCGGCGTACGGAACATTCAGGATCGCGGGAATGTGCTCGGTGGCGATGGCGTGCAACAGGGGAACGTCGTGGCGGTTGAGCGCTACGGCGTGAGCGGATAGCTGCTGATGTCCCGGACCCACGGCGCTCGGCCGCCGAGCGCCGTGAGCAGGCGCTTGTCCGCCGTCCACAGCTCGGCGCCGAATAGCTGCGCGAGCACGACGTAGAGCGCGTCGTAGATCGCCCCAAGGTGGTGGAGCGCCGCGAAGTCGAGCGCTCGCTCGTAGAGGGCTGGCGGATCGAGCGTCTCGATCGGGTAGCGGAGCAACTGGCTCAGCGCGTTGTCCACTCCCACACGATCGAGCCGCTTCGCCTGGTCGGCGGTTCTGAGACGCTGGTAGATCCCGTTGGCGGCCTCGCCGCGCATGTGGGGCGGAGCGAACATCCCGCGTCCGTCTCGAATGCAATCATCGACCAAAGCGCGTGCGTTGTTTGTAGATTGCTCGATGACTACGAGCTTGATCGCAACGCTGGCATCAATGACCACCGGTGGTCGATTCATAGCAGCCGCGAGCGCTCGTCGCGCGCGGCATTAATGAGCGGCCAGGATTCATCGAACGGCACGCCGCCTCGCGCGGCCAGTTGCTCCTCCAGTGATTGGCGCGACTCTTCTAACAGCGCCAGCGCCCGCTCGCGTTCTTCGTCGGTCAGCGGCCTGATCTGCGCCCGCAATGCAGCGATCTGCTCAGCCTCCGCGCTGTTACGACCCGCGCTGCCGTTGCGGTCCAACTCGAACAGGTCGCCGGGCTCACAGCCGAGCGCGTCGCAGAGCCGGGCCAGTGTCTCGAACTGGATGCCGTGTACCGCGCCGCGTTCCAGCGAAGAAACGGTGTCGGGCCGTATCCCGGCGGCGGCGGCGACCTGGCGCTGCGACAGGCGCCGGCTGGCGCGGAGTTCGGGAAGACGCAAACGGATGCGGCTCATGTGACACGCTCCGTTCCATTAATAGCACGGTATACCGTGGCAGATGCAGGATACATTGAGCCGGCTGCACGCGCTATGTCGCGCGTGACCATCAAGCGAGAGGATAGCTGGCAATGTCCCGCACCCACGGCGCGGCGCTGTTGAGTGCGGTGAGCAGGCGCTGGTCCGCCGTCCACAACTCGGCGCCGAGCATCTGCGCGAGCACGACGTAGATCGCGTCGTAGACGCTCGGCAGGCGGTGGGCCGTGGCGAAATCGAGGGCATGCCCATAGATGCCAAACGGCGCCAGTACTTCGAGCGGTTGGTCGAGAAGATCCACGATAGCGCCGGCGGCCTCGGCCAACGGGATCGCCATGATTGGATCGGTTGTACGGAGTCGCTGATAGATGGCATTGGTTGCCTCGGGAAGCATCGATGGCGGCGCAGTGATTGGACAATCTTCTCGCAGGCTGTCGATCAGGAGAGCGATCGCCTGCTGACTGTGCTCTTCTTCGAGCACCCACTTTACGGCGACGCTGGCATCGACCACGATTGGCGCGATTCCTACCAATGTCGCGCGGGATCCTCTCTGGCCGCGCGAATGATCGGCCAGGATTCGCCAAGCGGCGCGCCGCGCTCAGCACGCATGCGCGCCATGCGTTGTCGGGAGCGCTCGAGCGCGGCCAGCCCGCGCCGCACCTCCTCATCCGACAGGCGTCGAGGCCGCGGTATCTCCCCGCCAGCTCCGGTACGGGTGGTTCCAGCCGGGGTGGCTGCCGTCACCGGAAGCACGAGGTTCGCAAGATCCTCCCGACGCAGGCGCAGCGCCCGCGGGCCGACGTGATACGCCCGCAGCCGGCCCTGCTTCAGCCAGCGGTGAATCGTTACCTGGCTGACTCGGAGCAGTTGCGCCGCCTCTTTCACCGTGATCAGATCGAGATCCTGTTCGACGGCCATGGCGTCCCTCGTGCGGTTAGCGCCGTACCATTGATGCTCATACGCTATCATAACGCATCTTCGGCCGGCCCGGCGCCGATCACCCTGCCCGCGGCGTCGGTGCGCAGCGGGCCGGTGGTCATATCGAGCAGCACCAGTTGTGTGCCCCAGGGATCCTCGACCACCACGCAGCGGCCGATGGCGATTGCGAACGGCCCGGCGACGATTCTGCCGCCCGCTGCAACGAAGCGCGCGGCCGCAGCCTCGGCGGAATCGACCAGCCAGTCGATCTCCGGGCCGGGCCGCTCGGACTGCAACACCAGCTCCTCACTACCTTCCGGCAGGCGCAGACCGGCCGCGGTCGCGCTGCGCCAGTTGAGCTGGTGGCCGAGCTTGTCGCGGTAGAAGGCCAGCCCCGCTTCGAGGTCGGGCACGGCGATCTGGATGCTGTCGATCCTGCGGAACAGCGGCTCCATGCTTGCCTGCCGTCTCAGACCTCGGCGCCGCTGGCCGCCACGGCGGAGAAGAGGCGCAGCGAGTCCACGGCGGCGGCATCGGGCAGTGGATCGAGCACGTTGCGCGTATAGGCGACGTAGCGCCGGCGCAGCTCTCCCATCTGCGTGTTCATCTCCTGCTGCAGCGCGGACACCTCCGCATGGTCCGGGTGGGCGATGGCGGCGCGCACGCGCGAGAAGAGCGAGGGCTCAAGCCGGCGGTCCTGCGCCAACTGGCGCCGCAGCGCATCGACCTCGCTCCACAGCTCGTCGACCAGATCGCTTTGCTCGTTGGCGTGGATGCGACGGCACTCGCGCACGGCGTCCATGTTGGCGGCCAGGATGCGCTCGCTCAGCTCCAGCAGCCAGCGTGTGCGCATCGCTTCGGCGTAGGAATTGATCGTGCGCTCGTCGAACACGCCGTCGGCCAGCAGCACCGAGCGGCCCTCGGCATCGGCGTCCAGCGTGCGCAGCGTCTCGAAGACCGTGGCCGGCGGCTTGCCGAAGAGACGGTCGCGCTCGGCCTGGTCGTAGTGCTCGAAGACGTCCGCCTCGCTGCGGTAGGCGCGCGCGGTCTCCAGGTAGGCGCCTGGCTCGCCCGGCTTCTTGGAGAACTCGGCCTGCAGCTCGCCGGCGGAGCGGCCCGACTTCAGCGCATACGAGATGCCGTCCAGCATCGCCTGGTACATCGCCGCGATCGCCAGGTAGCTGTTGGTGTGCGGGTTCGGCGCCCGCACCTCGAAGCGCGTCGCCAGCGGGCTCTCGCGGTCGCGCACCAGGCCGGCGAGCACGCTGCGGTTGCGCGACGGCTCTTCGACCGTGTGGCCGACGGCCGCGACCGCGCAGACCGGCGCTTCGAAGCCGGGCTTCAGCCGGTTGAAAGCGTCGGTGGAGCAGGTGACGAAGGGGCTGACCACGTCCCAGCGGCGCAGCAGGCCCATCAGCGCGCCCCAGCCGATCGGGCTCAGGTAGTCGCGCCCCGGCTCGGCGGCGGTGAACAGGTTCTTGACCGAGCCGTCGCGCAGGCGCACGGCGATGCCGATATGCGTGTGCTCGCCGCTGCCGGCCACGCCCTCGATCGGCTTGGCCAGGAACGTCACCTCCAGGCCCACCGAGCGGAAAGCGCGGGCGATCAGGCTGCGGGCCAGCAGCTCGTTGTCGGCGGCTTCGAGGGCCGTGGCGAAGCGCCAGTCGATCTCGATCTGCTCCATCACGGCGATGCCGTGCGAGCCCGCCAGCCGCGCGTCGACGCCGCCGACCTCCTTGTGGCCCATCTCCGGCCGCAGGCCACAGGCCTCAAGCAGGGTCAGCGCCCGCTCGAGCCCCGTGCGCACGGCGCCCCGGGTCGGCTTCCAGTACTGCTCCTGCAGCGCCTGCGAGACGGCGAGCTGCTCGACCTCCTCGCGCGTGCCCGGCGTGCGCACCCAGAACTCGAGCTCCGTGGCGCTGGTAAGCAGCACGTCTGCGACCTCGCCGGGCTCGAAACCCAGCGCCCGCGCCGCCGCGGGATGCTGCGCGAACAGCGCCAGCAGCCGGCGCTCTGCCGAGGCCTCGGCCCGCGCCAGCACGGCACGGGCATCCACCCGCTTGCCGGCATGCTCCAAAGAGGCGGGGATCTTGACCGTGCCTACCGGCAGGCCCGTGGCCTCGTCGCGGTAGTCGTCGTTGTAATCCACGATCCAGCGGGCGGCGGGGTCGGCGATCAGATCGACCTTGCCGTCGTTCAGCGTGGCGATGCCGGGCAGCACCACGCTGGAGCCGTCGGTCTGCACGCCGCCCGCGAGCAAGGTCTCGGCGTCGGGCAGGAAGGTGGAAACGGGGATGCGCTCGTCGGTCTCGTTGCCGCCCAGGTCGACGCCGACCAGCGAAACGAAACGCACGTTGGGGTGGGCGGCGACGAACTGGCGCAGACCGGCAGCGCTGCGCTGCTCGGCCGCCAGCGCGAGCGGCAAGGTGGCAGAAATGTCGGGCATCAGGGATCCTCCTGCGGGATGAACCGCATGCCTACATACGCACCATACGATTTCGCCGGATATGGTCCCACCGCTGAGCGCCGGTGCGAGGGCGAAGGGTAGCGGGCAAAGTGGGCGCTTCACGCCTTGTCCTTCTCAGCCGGCTTCACGCGCGGGCAGGCGGCGGCTATGATCGAGGGACAAGGGCGCGTCGCGCGCCTGCATCGCCAACGCGACGACGGAGAGAAGCGGCGGAGCACAGCGCAGCCCAGAGAGCCGCCGATGCTGCAAATGCGGCCTGCGCTGCCCGCTCAAGACCCTCCCGAGCGCGGGGAAGAACGGGCGCCCTTCGCCCCCAAGCCCCGCCGGCCAGCCCCCGTTAGCAGGCATCAAGGCCGCGTCGTGCCGTCTGAGCACGGCAGCGCGCCGGAATGCGTTCCGGCCGGCGCGGCGAAGTGCGGTGGCACCACGGGCGCCCCCTCGTCCGCACGACGAGGGGGCGTTGCTGTTGTGCGCGCCGTGCCGCGCTGGAGGTGTCGCCGTGGAACGTATCTTCGCATCCGAACTGCCGAACCATGCCGGCGAGCGCGTGCGCCTGCAGGGCTGGCTGCACCGCCTGCGCCGCCTGAGCGAGGTGACATTCCTCGTGCTGCGCGATGCGAGCGGACTCGCCCAGGTCGTCGTCCACGACTCGGCGCTCGATGCGCGCCTGGCCGAACTGCACGCCGAGTCGGTGCTCGCGGTCGAAGGGCTGGCGGTGGCGATGCCGCAGGCGCCGGGCGGCGTCGAGCTGCACGAGCCGAGCGTGGAGCCGATCGCGCCCGCCGCCGAACCGCCGCCATTCGACCTCTTCCGCCCCGCGATCAAGGCGCTGCTGCCCACGATCCTCGACCACGCGCCGCTGAGCCTGCGCCACCCGGCGCACCGTGCCCGCTTCCGCCTCGCCGCAGCGGCAATGGAGGGCTTCCGCCAAACCCTGCGGGCGCGGCGCTTCGTCGAGATCCAGACGCCCAAGCTGGTCGGCTCCGCGACGGAGGGCGGCGCCAACGTCTTCCGCCTCGACTACTTCGGCCGGCCGGCATATCTGGCGCAGAGCCCGCAGTTCTACAAGCAGATCATGGTGGGCGTGTTCGAGCGCGTGTTCGAGGTGGGGCCGGTGTTCCGCGCGGAGCCCCACGACACGCCGCGCCACCTGAACGAGTACGTCTCGCTCGACGCCGAGCTGGGCTTCATCGCCGACCACACGAGCGTGATGGCCGTGCTCGGCGACGTGCTCCGCGGCATGCTGGCCGCCGTCGCGGCAGAGTGCGCCGTCGAACTCAGCCTGCTGCGCGTCGAGCTGCCGAGCGTGCCCGAGACGATTCCCGCGATCCACTTCGCCGAGGCGCAGGCGCTGCTGGCGCGCGAGAGCGGTGAAGATCCGCGTGGCGAGCCGGACCTGGCGCCGGCGCACGAGCGCTGGCTGGGCGAGTGGACGCGGCGCGAGCACGGCTCCGATTTCCTCTTCGTCGCGGGCTATCCCATGGTGAAGCGGCCGTTCTACACCCATCCGGATCCGGCGCGGCCCGCCTTCTCGAACAGCTTCGACCTGCTCTTCCGCGGGCTGGAGCTGGTAACCGGCGGCCAGCGCCTGCATCTGTATGCCGACTACCTGGCGGCGCTGGCGCGGAACGGCCTCGATCCGGCGGACTTCGCCGGCTATCTCGAAGCGTTTAAGCACGGCATGCCGCCGCACGGCGGCTTTGCCATCGGCCTGGAGCGCTTCGTCGGCCGGCTGATCGGCGCCGCCAATATTCGCGAGGCGACGCTGTTTCCGCGCGACCTCAGCCGCCTGGCGCCGTAACGGTTACGTAAAGATCGTGCTGTTGCCCGCCGATACTGATTCCGGGACTCAGGGGGATGAGTATCGCCGGGAGGGCAGGTTGAACGCACAGTCCGTCGATCCGTCGCCCGGCGAACACCTGGCCGCGGTCTCGCTCTGGAACGCGCTGGAGGTACACCGCCAGCCACACTTCGCCGGCGTGTTGCGCGCCACGGTGGCGACGGCGCGCCGGTTGGATGCGGCCTGCTATTTGCTGGCGCTGGTACGCGACACCACCAGCGACGAGTGGCGGCTGGCGGCGCTGCTCGACGCCTCGGCCCGGCCGTTGCCGCTCGATCAGCTTGGCGTGCCGCTCGCTTCCTTCCGCTTTACTCCGCCCGAAGCGCTCGCGCCGTATCCACTGGCGGCGACGCTGGGCCAGAGCTGGGGCGCCCGCACCTGCGCCGCGCTCGAAGTGCGCTGCGGCACCTCTGCCGCGCTGTGCATGCCGATCGACGGCTCGCGCGGCGTGCAGGGGGCGCTGATCGCGATGGTCGCCAGCGCCGAGCGGTCGGCGCTGCTGGAAGGCGTGCTGGCGCACGCGGCGGCCGCTGCCGGCCGGCACCTGGAGCGGCAGAACGCGCCGCTGGCCGAAGGCATGCTGGAACCGGCGGCCTTCAACGCCCGTGCCGGTGAAGAGGTCCATCGCGCGCGCCGCTACCGCCGGCCGCTAACGGTCGTCGTCTTCGACCTGAAGACGGCGACGGATCTGCCGCTGGCCGGTGAGATTCTCACGCACACGCTGCGCAGTTGCGACGTGCTGGGCAGGCTCGCCGGGCATCGGCCGCGCCTCGCCGCCGTCTTGCCAGAGACGAATCGCAAGGCGGCGCTCGGCTTCTTACGCCGCCTTGGCAACCGCGCCGCGACGATGGCGATCGGCACCGCGACCATGCCCGAAGAAGCTGTCACGCTCGACGATCTGCTCGAACGCGCGGAAGCGCGTGCGCAGGGCGAACGTGC harbors:
- a CDS encoding type II toxin-antitoxin system VapC family toxin translates to MVDASVAVKWVLEEEHSQQAIALLIDSLREDCPITAPPSMLPEATNAIYQRLRTTDPIMAIPLAEAAGAIVDLLDQPLEVLAPFGIYGHALDFATAHRLPSVYDAIYVVLAQMLGAELWTADQRLLTALNSAAPWVRDIASYPLA
- a CDS encoding type II toxin-antitoxin system VapC family toxin, with protein sequence MNRPPVVIDASVAIKLVVIEQSTNNARALVDDCIRDGRGMFAPPHMRGEAANGIYQRLRTADQAKRLDRVGVDNALSQLLRYPIETLDPPALYERALDFAALHHLGAIYDALYVVLAQLFGAELWTADKRLLTALGGRAPWVRDISSYPLTP
- a CDS encoding class I SAM-dependent methyltransferase; this translates as MSKVSVDRENIAAADAAVFHNPDVVAAYRYRPPYPEEVFDLLTNLITVVPHRVLDVGCGSGEIARYLVRRVEHVDAVDFSSAMIETGKQLPGGHDPRLRWLCGAIEDAPLDPPYALITAGASLHWMAWPVVFPRLQAALACGGYLVFIEQRITPDVWSALGDIIPRYRVDTYRAPARPMIEELQQRGFFQAVGERVTEKVPFAQSIDAYIASYHSRVGFARERLGKERAAAFDQEARRSLIESYPNGSITLQVAAQIVWGIPVRTQHQSFALEHPSS
- a CDS encoding helix-turn-helix domain-containing protein — protein: MAVEQDLDLITVKEAAQLLRVSQVTIHRWLKQGRLRAYHVGPRALRLRREDLANLVLPVTAATPAGTTRTGAGGEIPRPRRLSDEEVRRGLAALERSRQRMARMRAERGAPLGESWPIIRAAREDPARHW
- a CDS encoding glutamine synthetase — protein: MPDISATLPLALAAEQRSAAGLRQFVAAHPNVRFVSLVGVDLGGNETDERIPVSTFLPDAETLLAGGVQTDGSSVVLPGIATLNDGKVDLIADPAARWIVDYNDDYRDEATGLPVGTVKIPASLEHAGKRVDARAVLARAEASAERRLLALFAQHPAAARALGFEPGEVADVLLTSATELEFWVRTPGTREEVEQLAVSQALQEQYWKPTRGAVRTGLERALTLLEACGLRPEMGHKEVGGVDARLAGSHGIAVMEQIEIDWRFATALEAADNELLARSLIARAFRSVGLEVTFLAKPIEGVAGSGEHTHIGIAVRLRDGSVKNLFTAAEPGRDYLSPIGWGALMGLLRRWDVVSPFVTCSTDAFNRLKPGFEAPVCAVAAVGHTVEEPSRNRSVLAGLVRDRESPLATRFEVRAPNPHTNSYLAIAAMYQAMLDGISYALKSGRSAGELQAEFSKKPGEPGAYLETARAYRSEADVFEHYDQAERDRLFGKPPATVFETLRTLDADAEGRSVLLADGVFDERTINSYAEAMRTRWLLELSERILAANMDAVRECRRIHANEQSDLVDELWSEVDALRRQLAQDRRLEPSLFSRVRAAIAHPDHAEVSALQQEMNTQMGELRRRYVAYTRNVLDPLPDAAAVDSLRLFSAVAASGAEV
- a CDS encoding VOC family protein; translation: MEPLFRRIDSIQIAVPDLEAGLAFYRDKLGHQLNWRSATAAGLRLPEGSEELVLQSERPGPEIDWLVDSAEAAAARFVAAGGRIVAGPFAIAIGRCVVVEDPWGTQLVLLDMTTGPLRTDAAGRVIGAGPAEDAL
- a CDS encoding helix-turn-helix domain-containing protein — translated: MSRIRLRLPELRASRRLSQRQVAAAAGIRPDTVSSLERGAVHGIQFETLARLCDALGCEPGDLFELDRNGSAGRNSAEAEQIAALRAQIRPLTDEERERALALLEESRQSLEEQLAARGGVPFDESWPLINAARDERSRLL
- the aspS gene encoding aspartate--tRNA(Asn) ligase, yielding MERIFASELPNHAGERVRLQGWLHRLRRLSEVTFLVLRDASGLAQVVVHDSALDARLAELHAESVLAVEGLAVAMPQAPGGVELHEPSVEPIAPAAEPPPFDLFRPAIKALLPTILDHAPLSLRHPAHRARFRLAAAAMEGFRQTLRARRFVEIQTPKLVGSATEGGANVFRLDYFGRPAYLAQSPQFYKQIMVGVFERVFEVGPVFRAEPHDTPRHLNEYVSLDAELGFIADHTSVMAVLGDVLRGMLAAVAAECAVELSLLRVELPSVPETIPAIHFAEAQALLARESGEDPRGEPDLAPAHERWLGEWTRREHGSDFLFVAGYPMVKRPFYTHPDPARPAFSNSFDLLFRGLELVTGGQRLHLYADYLAALARNGLDPADFAGYLEAFKHGMPPHGGFAIGLERFVGRLIGAANIREATLFPRDLSRLAP